Part of the Solanum pennellii chromosome 10, SPENNV200 genome is shown below.
TTctcattagggggagttaatgcaggatgtactcttttttccttacaAGGTTTTGTTCCATTGGATTTTCCTTGTAATGTTTTTAATAAGATATCtataatgcgtattattagatacGTAAActatttttccttcactagaactTTTTTTCCACTgattttatctagtaaggttttaacaaGACACATAATCTACTGACAAGGGGGAGcgttataaacatatttgtattatagtgaatgtctaattatgtggagtcttTTTAAGATATGGTTAAAAATCCTATTTGGGGACCATGTTAGGTTTTCCCTATTAATAAAGgagttttcttttattataaattagatGTGTAAATCCTGAATATACGTCAAGATGAATAAGATTTCTCTTCTTCCTACTTTAGTCTTCttgtttatatagtttcataacaataCTACTTTTAATATGGGTTcacacttaaatttttaaatatattttgaaaaataaatagtagCATATAAATTCTAAATAGGAGAGCATAGATTCATGTAAACCCACGTAAACATTCTAGATACACCCCTCTTTTTACTCGTTTAATTTTATACAGGTCAAAATATGTTCTTATATACATCCAAAATTAGAATACACAGTTGTATGACATGGTTATATGTTGTACCTAATGAACAAGTATAATAAGAGAGTGGGTAGGTATAAGCAATATTAATATAACTTTCCATGTTTTCGGCAGGGTCAACTGTTGTTGCTTTGAATGACAAAAAAACGCAGCATGGTACAGCTATAATGGTcgctaattaattatttatgccCAGACCATGTGTTTTTCCTCTCAATAAACCAAAATTGTAATGATAGAGTGACGTATATATGTTGGTTATCATCATTTGGTTTGGagaataaaatacaattaaccTACGCATGCCGATGGGCAATCACATCAACATGAGATGTACAATAAATAGATGAATGGAGGTGGTTGAAGTTTGAGGAAGCTAAGAGAAATGGGAAACAACAACAGCTACAACAGAACTAAGGAGAGGCAATCGCCGAAGAGGATCATATTGGTGCGGCATGGTGAAAGTGAAGGTAACGAAGGCAAACATGTGTACACCGCTGTGCCTGACCATAAAGTGCAACTTACAGAGAAAGGCAAAGAGCAAGCCAAAAATGCTGGAGAGCTTATCCGAAGCGTGGTTGGAAACTGCaaagtatatttttatgtatctcCATTCTTACGCACACGTGAGACATTGAATGAGATAAGTGCATCATTTCCCGGCAACGAAATCATCGGGGTAAGGGAAGAATGCAGATTGAGAGAAATGGATTATGCCAAATTTCAGAATACAGAGAAGATGGAGGAGTataaaaaggaaagagagaGATATGGCAAGTTCTTCTACCGATTTCCCCATGGAGAATCTGCCGCCGATGTCTACGATCGGGTTTCAGGTAACTTTTTATTCAAACTAATCACTTTTTCCACTACCTCCGTCTCAActagaatttaagaaaaaaaattaaaaatttttgtggttataaattattttattattaagggtaaaattaatattttatattatacttaaattgttatttaatgtaaaaatattttattcttgggattgatatataaaaaaatgtaaatcacataaattgtgataaattgaGACGGAGTGAGTTATTTCCTTCGTTCTTTTATGTGAGATAATTTGactcaactcaaaatttaagctaaataatttttttaaagtatttgtGATCCAAAATTAATGATAGaagtttatatgattatattaaaacaaaaataaaatttttatatcataattaaattgttatttaatataaaatatatcacttttttgtaacttaataaaaaagaaaaaaaacataaatttaaacagaaaaaatatttatatttcgcCAGCttattcaattaatttatttctattGCTTGTTGACTAACTTTCTAGCCAAGTAAATTCCATGACGAAACTGTTTGGTTTGTTCCCgtcatttttatattaagtttttaaCAAACGCATATAACTCTGCTTCTTTCTCACTTTGTGTGACGTGAATTAATTTGAACAGTactaaattattcaaattttataatttaaattttccaaCATAAGAAGataatatatgtaaaaattatataataattttgtaaataaaataataattaataatatactaTATTTAAAGTGtatatgagaaaaatatatatttcactcTCCAATAATAATTCGATCGACATCATATAAAGTAATGATGAGGGATGTGCTATATATTTAACCCTCTAAATATGTTAGTCTATGGATTGACATATTCAGTGAcagaatcaaaattttgaataattaaatttaagaaatagaaatagaaatagTCGTAGAGAGtttgatatttattatatatactttaAATTAGGGGTGTGCTATATATTTAACCCTCCATTTATGTTACTCTATGAACTGATACATTCAGTGGTAGAATcgaaaaatagaaattaaaatagTCGTAGGGAGTTCGATATCtactataaatatttgaaaaattatttttatcatatgaatatgatgtatttttctattgaatgaGATTCAAATGAACGCTAATGATAAGGTGACTCCGTCACGAGACACaacatatacaaattttttatatttgaagtatAAAATTTTCGCTATGTCACTACATCAATATAGTTACACAACTTTTGAGTTTCTGGTGTTAAAAATGATACAACGTAAACATTTTCCCATAAACACTTTCAAATGTAACGTAAATTATTACTTTGATCCCTCAACTATTAACAATGTTAAAAACAACCTTTGGAACTAAAATACTAGTAATTCATTTCAATACTTATCTGTTAAGCAATCATAATATAAGATGATAAGGAgtacattattttcattttaaaagggTGCATTATTTCCCCCTCCCTCCCCCAgactt
Proteins encoded:
- the LOC107001812 gene encoding phosphoglycerate mutase-like protein AT74; this encodes MGNNNSYNRTKERQSPKRIILVRHGESEGNEGKHVYTAVPDHKVQLTEKGKEQAKNAGELIRSVVGNCKVYFYVSPFLRTRETLNEISASFPGNEIIGVREECRLREMDYAKFQNTEKMEEYKKERERYGKFFYRFPHGESAADVYDRVSGFIESMWRDIEMEEICESDSDNLNIVIISHGLTIRILLMRLFKWTAEQVESLISPENGEIRILEFGHQGKYSLALHHDDKTLEKWGLSPQMILDQKQRA